A window from Herbaspirillum sp. meg3 encodes these proteins:
- a CDS encoding plastocyanin/azurin family copper-binding protein, translating into MKNTHKQNLLIAALLATTSFYAAAQNMQAMPAMSHHHAEHAEHAGDTIGQPGAAGKVTRTVKVDMSDNMRFTPEKLQVKTGDTIRFVVSNSGKIRHELVFGNEAQLKAHYAAMLKNPEMEHADDNQITLEPGKSGELIWQFTQTGTVNFACLQPGHYDAGMKGSVTVASGDSTHKH; encoded by the coding sequence ATGAAAAATACGCACAAACAAAACCTTCTCATCGCTGCCTTGCTGGCGACAACCTCCTTCTATGCCGCAGCACAAAACATGCAGGCCATGCCAGCCATGTCGCATCATCACGCTGAACATGCAGAGCATGCCGGCGACACAATCGGCCAACCCGGCGCGGCAGGCAAGGTCACGCGCACCGTCAAGGTTGATATGAGCGACAACATGCGCTTCACGCCGGAGAAACTGCAAGTGAAAACCGGCGACACGATTCGGTTTGTCGTCAGCAATAGCGGCAAGATCAGACATGAGCTGGTCTTTGGCAACGAAGCGCAATTGAAGGCGCACTACGCAGCCATGTTGAAAAATCCGGAGATGGAACACGCCGACGACAATCAGATCACTCTGGAACCCGGCAAGAGCGGAGAGCTGATCTGGCAGTTCACACAAACCGGCACCGTCAATTTCGCCTGCCTGCAGCCCGGCCACTACGACGCAGGCATGAAAGGAAGCGTCACCGTCGCTTCCGGCGACAGCACGCACAAACACTGA
- a CDS encoding copper-binding protein, with translation MSTDTMRHAMTAATQSDSVPKVNGEIRKVDTDTGKITIRHGEIPNLEMPAMTMVFRVASPDILSKVKTGDQVLFTAEKSNGALTVTSIELLPQK, from the coding sequence ATGAGCACGGACACGATGCGTCATGCAATGACGGCCGCCACGCAGAGTGACTCAGTCCCCAAAGTCAACGGGGAAATCCGCAAGGTCGATACCGACACCGGAAAGATCACCATCCGCCACGGTGAGATTCCCAATCTGGAGATGCCGGCCATGACAATGGTGTTCCGTGTCGCTTCGCCCGACATACTCAGCAAGGTGAAGACCGGCGATCAGGTACTCTTCACTGCGGAAAAAAGCAACGGAGCACTGACCGTCACCAGTATTGAGCTTCTTCCCCAGAAGTAA
- a CDS encoding fatty acid--CoA ligase: MSVHIIDTTPEAYGYPLLIKQLLHSSLATAPDQEIVYGIANQRRHTYTDLYERIQRLGNMLRELGLQPGNTVAVMDWDSHRYLECFFAIPMLGYVLQTVNVRLSPEQIAYTLNHAQADVLLVNSDFMPVLKQIRGELTTLTRCVLITDDGTPAPRGPGFAGEYEDLLAQASPKCDFPDFNENARATTFYTTGTTGLPKGVYFSHRQLVLHTLAVTAGLALAPQQGRLHRDDVYMPLTPMFHVHAWGLPYVATMAGLKQVYPGRYVPDTILKLIETEKVTFSHCVPTILHMVLSAPAAKDVDLSKWKMIIGGSAMTSALAQTARERGIDVFTGYGMSETCPILSLAHVPTAELGTEQDVATRVKTGRPLPLVALRTVDGDMNDCPHDGKSTGEVVVRAPWLTQGYLHNPEASKDLWEGGWLHTQDIGNIDPRGYLQVTDRIKDVIKTGGEWVSSLEIEEIIARHPAVAETAVIGIKDAKWGERPVALVVLKAGQAAEVTVDDIRKLVLAAAEDGVISKYGVPDRIEFVSELARTSVGKLNKRVMREQYPG, from the coding sequence ATGAGCGTCCACATCATCGACACCACGCCCGAGGCCTACGGCTACCCGCTGCTGATCAAGCAGTTGCTCCATTCATCGCTGGCGACCGCGCCCGATCAGGAAATCGTCTACGGCATCGCCAACCAGCGCCGCCATACTTATACCGATCTGTATGAACGCATTCAGCGTCTGGGCAACATGCTGCGCGAACTGGGCCTGCAACCCGGCAATACCGTCGCCGTCATGGACTGGGACAGCCACCGCTATCTTGAATGCTTCTTCGCCATTCCGATGCTTGGCTACGTACTGCAAACCGTCAACGTGCGCCTGTCGCCGGAACAGATTGCCTACACCCTGAACCATGCCCAGGCCGACGTACTGCTGGTCAATTCCGACTTCATGCCGGTACTCAAACAGATCCGCGGTGAGTTGACCACGCTCACGCGCTGCGTGCTGATCACTGACGACGGCACACCGGCACCACGCGGCCCCGGCTTTGCCGGCGAGTACGAAGACTTGCTGGCACAGGCCTCGCCCAAATGCGACTTCCCCGACTTCAACGAGAACGCACGCGCCACCACCTTCTATACGACCGGCACCACCGGCCTGCCCAAGGGCGTCTACTTCAGCCATCGCCAGCTCGTGCTGCACACGCTGGCAGTGACCGCAGGACTTGCGCTGGCGCCGCAGCAGGGACGCCTGCATCGCGACGACGTCTACATGCCGCTGACGCCGATGTTCCATGTGCATGCCTGGGGCCTGCCTTATGTGGCGACCATGGCCGGACTCAAGCAGGTCTATCCCGGCCGCTACGTCCCCGATACCATCCTCAAGCTGATTGAGACAGAAAAAGTCACCTTCTCGCATTGCGTGCCGACCATCCTGCACATGGTGCTGAGCGCACCCGCAGCAAAAGATGTCGACCTGTCGAAATGGAAAATGATCATTGGTGGCTCCGCCATGACCAGCGCTCTGGCGCAAACGGCACGCGAGCGCGGCATTGACGTCTTCACCGGATATGGCATGTCGGAGACCTGCCCCATCCTGTCGCTGGCGCATGTGCCGACGGCAGAGCTGGGTACGGAGCAAGATGTTGCCACCCGCGTGAAGACCGGCCGCCCGCTGCCGCTGGTGGCCTTGCGTACGGTCGACGGTGATATGAACGATTGTCCGCACGACGGCAAAAGCACAGGTGAAGTGGTGGTGCGCGCCCCCTGGCTCACGCAAGGCTACCTGCACAATCCGGAAGCGTCGAAAGACTTGTGGGAAGGCGGCTGGCTGCATACACAGGACATCGGCAACATCGACCCGCGCGGTTATCTGCAAGTCACTGACCGCATCAAGGACGTGATCAAGACCGGCGGCGAATGGGTATCGTCACTGGAAATCGAAGAGATCATCGCGCGTCATCCCGCAGTCGCGGAAACGGCGGTCATCGGCATCAAAGACGCCAAATGGGGAGAGCGCCCGGTGGCTCTGGTGGTGCTCAAAGCCGGTCAGGCTGCTGAAGTCACCGTCGACGATATTCGCAAGCTGGTATTGGCCGCCGCGGAAGACGGCGTCATTTCAAAATACGGTGTACCGGATCGCATCGAGTTTGTCAGCGAGCTGGCGCGCACCAGCGTCGGCAAACTCAACAAACGCGTGATGCGTGAACAATATCCGGGCTAA
- a CDS encoding diguanylate cyclase, whose translation MESPTLGNNPDSELGLQLPPADYKIMVLLVDDQAMVGEAIRRALLTESDIDFHYCPRAEDAVRVAEKTQPTVILQDLVMPGVDGLTLVRQYRSNPLTMDIPIIVLSSKEDALVKRDAFATGVNDYMVKLPDTIELIARIRYHSRSYNNQLQRDAAYRALRESQQQLQKTNFELQRLTNTDGLTSIANRRYFDDYLNAEWKRAKRVQQEISLLLIDVDNFKLYNDNYGHVAGDQVLKSVARAMESSAVRSSDLSARFGGEEFAVILPSTDEAGAVAAGDKLREMVQALHIGHAHSTTSEWLTISVGVATMIPKDEQTQSDLIRLADKRLYKAKQQGKNRVIAKDD comes from the coding sequence ATGGAGTCACCGACTCTGGGCAACAACCCCGACAGCGAACTGGGCTTACAGCTGCCGCCGGCGGATTACAAGATCATGGTGTTGCTGGTGGATGACCAGGCGATGGTCGGTGAAGCAATTCGCCGTGCTTTGCTGACTGAATCCGACATCGATTTTCACTATTGCCCGCGCGCGGAAGATGCGGTGCGCGTCGCCGAGAAAACCCAGCCTACCGTGATCCTGCAAGATCTGGTCATGCCGGGTGTCGATGGTCTGACGCTGGTCAGGCAATACCGCAGCAATCCGCTGACGATGGACATTCCGATCATCGTGTTATCGAGCAAGGAAGATGCGCTGGTCAAACGTGACGCCTTTGCCACCGGCGTCAACGACTACATGGTCAAGCTGCCGGACACCATCGAGCTGATTGCGCGTATCCGCTACCATTCGCGTTCGTACAATAATCAACTGCAACGCGATGCCGCCTATCGTGCATTGCGCGAAAGCCAGCAGCAGTTACAAAAGACCAATTTTGAATTGCAGCGGTTGACCAATACCGATGGGCTGACCAGTATCGCCAATCGCCGTTATTTTGATGACTATCTCAACGCCGAATGGAAGCGTGCCAAGCGCGTGCAGCAAGAAATTTCGCTGCTGCTGATCGACGTCGACAACTTCAAGCTGTACAACGACAACTATGGTCATGTGGCCGGCGATCAGGTATTGAAGAGCGTCGCGCGGGCGATGGAATCGAGCGCGGTGCGTTCATCCGATCTGAGCGCGCGTTTTGGCGGTGAAGAGTTCGCTGTGATTTTGCCGAGTACCGATGAAGCGGGAGCAGTGGCGGCGGGCGACAAGTTGCGTGAAATGGTGCAAGCCTTGCATATTGGTCACGCCCATTCGACAACCAGCGAATGGCTGACTATCAGTGTGGGTGTCGCGACGATGATTCCGAAAGATGAGCAGACGCAGAGCGACTTGATTCGTCTGGCTGACAAGCGTCTATACAAGGCCAAGCAGCAGGGCAAGAATCGGGTGATAGCGAAAGACGACTGA
- a CDS encoding chemotaxis response regulator protein-glutamate methylesterase yields MKIAIVNDVPMVVEILRRVLAEWPEHQLLWVAQDGAQAVELCAWQLPDIVLMDIVMPHLDGVEATRRIMQKTPCPILIVTADIGACADKVYQALGYGALDAVDTPALSGSGSDWRQGSSVLMEKIARIGRMEHKPAAAKAAPQRERSTSKPSTVAGGAVPAGASDKLVVIGASAGGPGALASILRELPKDFPAAVVIVQHIDPGFAGGMAAWLQQQTGLKVRVAQEGDRPQRGTVIMAGTNQHLLFRNRDSLGYMPESPEDVYHPSIDVFFQSVVRQWRGQAVGVLLTGMGRDGAVGLKALRDAGCHTIAQDRQSSSVYGMPKAAAALDAATEILPLGAIAKALVSQFT; encoded by the coding sequence GTGAAGATTGCAATCGTCAACGATGTGCCTATGGTGGTCGAAATTTTGCGGCGGGTGCTGGCCGAATGGCCGGAGCATCAGTTGTTATGGGTGGCGCAAGATGGTGCTCAGGCGGTGGAGTTGTGTGCCTGGCAATTGCCGGACATCGTCCTGATGGATATCGTCATGCCGCATCTCGACGGCGTCGAAGCGACGCGCCGCATCATGCAGAAGACCCCGTGTCCCATTCTGATCGTGACGGCCGATATCGGCGCCTGCGCTGATAAGGTCTATCAGGCGCTCGGTTACGGCGCGCTCGATGCAGTTGATACGCCGGCTCTATCCGGTAGCGGCAGCGACTGGCGCCAGGGTTCGTCTGTGCTGATGGAAAAGATCGCACGTATCGGCCGCATGGAACACAAGCCTGCCGCTGCAAAGGCCGCACCGCAACGAGAGCGGAGCACATCCAAGCCGTCAACAGTGGCGGGGGGCGCCGTGCCTGCAGGCGCATCCGACAAGTTGGTGGTCATCGGTGCATCGGCGGGTGGTCCGGGCGCACTGGCATCGATACTGCGCGAACTGCCCAAGGATTTTCCGGCTGCCGTGGTGATCGTCCAGCATATCGATCCCGGTTTTGCTGGCGGCATGGCAGCGTGGTTGCAGCAGCAAACCGGATTGAAGGTGCGGGTGGCGCAAGAGGGCGACCGGCCGCAACGCGGCACCGTGATCATGGCCGGCACCAACCAGCACCTGCTGTTTCGAAATCGCGACAGCCTCGGCTACATGCCGGAGTCGCCGGAGGACGTCTACCATCCTTCGATTGATGTATTTTTCCAGAGCGTGGTCCGGCAGTGGCGCGGTCAGGCTGTGGGGGTGTTGCTGACCGGCATGGGGCGTGATGGCGCCGTCGGTCTCAAGGCTCTTCGCGATGCGGGCTGTCACACCATCGCACAGGATCGCCAAAGCAGTTCCGTGTACGGTATGCCGAAAGCAGCTGCTGCACTGGACGCCGCCACAGAAATTTTGCCTCTCGGCGCTATCGCCAAGGCATTGGTCAGTCAATTTACGTAA
- a CDS encoding hybrid sensor histidine kinase/response regulator, whose amino-acid sequence MSSTDIRQMTMLELFRHEVESQVQVLNAGLLELEHSDDQSDREALLEPLEACMRAAHSLKGAARIISLNAGVNVAHVMEDCFVLAQQDKLRLRRRQIDALFKGVDLLTRIANAPGDDETWGEHAGKLEIDSFMLALSTAMADDSDDDITAAAVPADAALADDVPVTAAATTISAAPANHADSREQRELRDAVSPNGVRSVRVSADNLDRLLSLSGESLVESRRLKSFSASMLRLKRIQRDAAQALELLQQKMTGGDEATYVALTEVRTLMLQSQHMVADQLAELEMFDRHSVNLSQRLYEEALACRMRPFADGTGVGSGNYARMVRDVGHTLGKSVRLEIVGSATQIDRDILEKLDAPIGHLLRNAVDHGIESPSQRLLAGKPEQGKITLEARHSAGMLQVNVIDDGAGIDFDRLKHAIISRKLSTEDIVARLSESELLDFLLLPGFSLRDTVTEISGRGVGLDVVADMLKQVRGTVRITSTAGQGTRFQLQLPLTLSVIRSLLVSIDNEPYAFPLAYVNRTLELQRDQLDVLEGYQHFHFEGRQIGLVSAHQILQKGELRARGESVMVVVIGDNENTYGLAVDRFLGERMLVVQALDSRLGKIPNVQAGALMEDGAPVLILDVADMLRSVEKLSVSGQLENVQHVASDDVGAARKKVLVVDDSLTVRELERKLLSNRGYQVTVAVDGMDGWNAVRTEQFDLIITDIDMPRMDGIELVTLIRQAPHLRTLPVMIVSYKDREEDRQRGLEAGADHYFTKSSFHDETLLQAVVDLIGAA is encoded by the coding sequence ATGAGTTCGACCGATATCCGGCAGATGACCATGCTGGAGTTGTTCCGGCATGAAGTGGAAAGCCAGGTGCAGGTGCTGAACGCCGGCCTGCTGGAGCTGGAGCACAGCGATGATCAGAGTGATCGCGAGGCCTTGCTCGAACCCTTGGAGGCATGCATGCGCGCGGCGCATTCACTCAAGGGGGCGGCGCGTATCATCAGCCTCAATGCCGGCGTCAATGTCGCACATGTGATGGAAGACTGCTTCGTGCTGGCACAACAGGACAAGCTGCGTCTGCGGCGCCGGCAGATCGATGCGTTGTTCAAGGGCGTCGATTTGCTGACGCGCATCGCCAACGCACCGGGCGACGACGAAACCTGGGGCGAGCATGCCGGCAAGCTTGAGATTGACAGCTTCATGCTGGCGCTGAGCACTGCGATGGCAGACGATAGCGACGACGACATTACAGCTGCGGCCGTGCCGGCCGATGCAGCACTCGCTGATGACGTGCCTGTGACGGCGGCAGCGACAACTATATCCGCCGCCCCGGCAAACCATGCGGATAGCCGCGAGCAACGCGAACTGCGCGATGCTGTTTCACCCAACGGCGTGCGTTCGGTGCGTGTCAGCGCCGACAATCTCGACCGTCTGCTCAGCCTGAGCGGGGAGTCGCTGGTCGAGTCGCGTCGCCTGAAGTCTTTTTCCGCCTCGATGCTGCGCCTGAAGCGCATCCAGCGCGACGCCGCACAAGCCCTCGAGTTGTTGCAGCAAAAAATGACAGGCGGCGACGAAGCGACATACGTCGCGCTCACGGAAGTACGCACATTGATGCTGCAATCCCAGCATATGGTCGCCGATCAGCTGGCCGAGCTGGAAATGTTTGACCGTCATTCCGTCAATCTTTCGCAGCGTCTGTACGAAGAAGCATTGGCTTGCCGTATGCGTCCGTTTGCCGACGGCACCGGTGTCGGGTCGGGCAACTACGCGCGCATGGTGCGCGATGTCGGACATACGCTGGGTAAATCGGTACGGCTGGAAATCGTCGGCAGCGCCACCCAGATCGATCGCGACATTCTGGAAAAACTCGATGCGCCCATTGGCCATCTGCTGCGCAATGCGGTTGATCACGGTATCGAATCGCCGTCCCAGCGTTTGCTGGCCGGCAAGCCGGAGCAGGGCAAGATCACGCTGGAAGCACGTCATAGCGCCGGCATGCTGCAGGTAAACGTCATCGACGACGGCGCCGGCATTGATTTTGATCGTCTCAAGCACGCCATCATCAGTCGCAAGCTGTCCACTGAAGATATCGTGGCGCGTCTGAGCGAGTCGGAGCTGCTCGATTTTCTGCTGTTGCCGGGGTTCAGTCTGCGTGACACCGTCACCGAAATTTCCGGCCGCGGCGTCGGTCTCGATGTCGTGGCCGACATGCTCAAGCAAGTGCGCGGTACCGTGCGCATCACCAGTACTGCTGGACAGGGCACGCGTTTCCAGTTGCAGTTGCCGCTTACTTTGTCGGTGATCCGCAGCCTGCTGGTCAGCATCGACAACGAGCCCTATGCTTTCCCGCTGGCCTACGTCAATCGCACGCTGGAGTTGCAGCGCGATCAACTGGATGTGCTCGAAGGCTATCAGCACTTTCATTTTGAAGGCCGCCAGATCGGCCTCGTCAGCGCGCACCAGATTCTGCAAAAGGGCGAGTTGCGGGCCAGGGGCGAGTCGGTGATGGTGGTGGTCATCGGCGACAACGAAAACACCTACGGCCTGGCGGTTGACCGTTTCCTCGGCGAACGCATGCTGGTGGTGCAGGCCCTCGATTCACGCCTCGGCAAGATCCCCAACGTACAAGCCGGCGCTTTGATGGAAGATGGCGCTCCGGTATTGATTCTGGACGTGGCCGACATGTTGCGCTCGGTCGAGAAGCTGAGCGTCTCAGGTCAGCTGGAGAACGTCCAGCATGTCGCCAGTGACGACGTCGGCGCAGCACGCAAGAAAGTGCTGGTGGTGGACGACTCGCTGACTGTGCGCGAACTGGAGCGCAAGCTGTTGTCCAATCGCGGCTATCAGGTCACTGTGGCGGTCGATGGCATGGATGGCTGGAATGCCGTTCGTACCGAACAATTCGACCTGATCATTACCGACATTGACATGCCGCGCATGGATGGTATCGAGCTGGTCACACTGATCCGGCAAGCGCCGCATTTGCGTACTTTGCCGGTGATGATCGTGTCATACAAAGACCGGGAAGAAGACCGCCAGCGTGGGCTGGAAGCCGGTGCGGATCATTATTTCACCAAGAGTAGTTTCCACGACGAGACCCTGTTGCAGGCCGTAGTGGATTTGATCGGAGCTGCCTGA
- a CDS encoding chemotaxis protein CheW: MSDLLQTMPALDVTVDDCWNRIGVRGDNSCPQLKEYFRCLNCPTFAAAASALLDRPVSAAGFLPKGEMPLQSGGGDGDMGNTLRRGRGDATASMLVFRIGEEWLGLPTTAIVEVIEARTIHSLPHQANQSVLGLTNIRGALKICVSLARMLGIGGTSGNAIAAHAGQRLLVVAHEEQMLAFPVNEVSGVHAYTADAAQLPPSTVAQTGSAYTQAVIGWRDKKVGLLDCGLLFYALNRSLT; the protein is encoded by the coding sequence ATGTCTGACCTCTTGCAAACGATGCCCGCCTTGGACGTTACCGTTGACGACTGCTGGAATCGTATCGGCGTGCGCGGCGACAACAGTTGTCCACAACTCAAAGAGTACTTCCGCTGCCTGAATTGCCCGACCTTTGCCGCAGCCGCTTCCGCTTTGCTGGATCGGCCCGTATCGGCCGCAGGTTTTCTCCCGAAGGGTGAGATGCCGTTACAGTCCGGCGGCGGTGACGGCGATATGGGCAATACGCTCAGGCGCGGCCGCGGCGACGCGACGGCATCGATGCTGGTGTTTCGGATCGGTGAAGAATGGCTGGGCCTGCCGACGACGGCCATTGTTGAAGTGATTGAAGCGCGCACAATTCACTCCCTGCCGCATCAGGCCAACCAGTCGGTGCTGGGACTGACCAATATTCGCGGCGCCCTCAAGATTTGCGTGTCGCTGGCGCGGATGCTTGGTATCGGTGGCACTAGCGGCAATGCCATCGCGGCGCATGCCGGCCAGCGCCTGTTGGTGGTGGCGCATGAGGAGCAGATGCTGGCATTCCCCGTCAATGAAGTATCCGGCGTACATGCCTATACGGCTGATGCCGCGCAGTTGCCGCCGTCTACCGTGGCACAAACCGGCTCTGCTTATACCCAGGCCGTGATCGGCTGGCGCGACAAGAAAGTTGGCTTGCTCGATTGCGGCCTGTTGTTCTATGCCTTGAATCGGAGCCTGACATGA
- a CDS encoding CheR family methyltransferase yields the protein MSAQMKSVNHSNHGLGSSAANIQVIEQIAAMLKQHMGLDVAAVGSALIERGVRERMNQLAQNDIYGYLHTLQSGLGELQELIELVVVPETWFFRDREAILAVARLAREKIVRSPNAHVRILSLPCSTGEEPYSIAMALLDAGVPAGQFRVDGIDICKRSLSVAQRSIYGRNSFRGKQLEYRDQHFSVHDTTSSALSEEVRRQVSFRHGNMLADDFLANEAPYDFIFCRNVLIYFDRDVQVQAVQVLERLLGQDGCIFVGPAEAGIMLRPHVESIGIPLTFGFRRKSVTMAGAEVVPVLPAFAKPAAPAWMPVPAPTSTPTIRERSKAAAPLPVIRPDVEKISVPAQDDLLVRARACADRGELVEAEALCEQHLRAAGSSADAYYLQALINDARQDASAALQLYRKAIYLQPDHRDALLHLSALLAAQGDVAGAQRLQQRAERAQLTQGSEEQPHV from the coding sequence ATGAGCGCGCAGATGAAGAGCGTCAATCACAGTAATCACGGCCTCGGCAGTAGCGCGGCCAATATCCAGGTGATCGAACAGATCGCCGCCATGCTCAAGCAGCATATGGGACTGGATGTTGCCGCCGTGGGCAGCGCGCTGATCGAGCGCGGTGTACGTGAGCGCATGAACCAGCTTGCTCAAAACGATATCTACGGCTACCTGCATACTTTGCAGTCGGGCCTAGGCGAACTGCAGGAACTGATTGAACTGGTCGTCGTACCTGAAACCTGGTTCTTCCGCGACCGAGAAGCTATTCTCGCCGTGGCGCGCCTGGCGCGTGAAAAGATCGTGCGCTCGCCCAACGCTCACGTGCGGATTCTGAGTCTGCCGTGTTCCACCGGTGAAGAGCCATACTCCATTGCCATGGCGCTGCTGGACGCGGGTGTGCCGGCGGGGCAGTTCCGTGTCGACGGCATCGATATCTGCAAGCGTTCGTTGTCGGTCGCTCAGCGCAGCATTTACGGTCGCAATTCTTTCCGCGGCAAGCAGTTGGAATACCGCGACCAGCATTTTTCCGTCCACGACACTACGTCATCGGCCTTGTCCGAAGAAGTGCGACGCCAGGTCAGTTTTCGCCATGGCAATATGCTGGCCGATGATTTTCTGGCGAACGAAGCGCCTTACGATTTTATTTTTTGCCGCAACGTGCTGATCTATTTTGATCGCGATGTGCAGGTGCAGGCGGTCCAGGTACTGGAGCGTCTGCTCGGGCAGGACGGTTGTATTTTTGTCGGCCCTGCCGAAGCGGGCATCATGTTGCGCCCGCATGTCGAATCGATCGGCATTCCGCTGACTTTTGGTTTCCGCCGCAAATCGGTGACGATGGCAGGAGCAGAGGTGGTGCCTGTATTGCCGGCGTTTGCGAAACCGGCTGCGCCCGCCTGGATGCCGGTACCGGCGCCAACATCGACACCGACGATACGGGAGCGCAGCAAAGCTGCTGCGCCATTGCCTGTCATCCGGCCAGACGTCGAGAAAATTTCTGTGCCGGCGCAAGATGACCTGCTCGTGCGTGCACGCGCCTGCGCCGACCGCGGCGAACTGGTGGAAGCAGAGGCCCTGTGCGAGCAGCACCTGCGCGCAGCCGGTTCGTCCGCTGACGCTTATTACTTGCAAGCCTTGATCAACGATGCCCGCCAGGATGCGTCTGCTGCCTTGCAGCTGTATCGCAAGGCTATCTATCTGCAGCCGGATCACCGCGACGCCTTGTTGCATTTGTCTGCCTTGCTGGCAGCCCAAGGTGATGTCGCCGGCGCACAGCGTCTGCAGCAGCGTGCCGAACGTGCACAACTGACGCAGGGCAGCGAGGAGCAGCCGCATGTCTGA
- a CDS encoding chemotaxis protein CheW: MLFLIFQIGNDRYALETSQVAVVLPPAPCKQVPDAPPWVCGIFRYDGRNVPVLDVSMLAIGKPAAERLSTRLVLAHYAPTGQAPQLLGLIVEKATDTLRCDAEEFTASGLLHENARYLGPVMRHQGELIQWVKVADLLDEAAQALLFPEESRA, from the coding sequence ATGCTTTTTTTGATTTTTCAGATCGGTAATGATCGCTACGCCCTGGAAACCAGCCAGGTCGCCGTGGTATTGCCGCCTGCGCCGTGCAAGCAGGTACCGGATGCACCGCCATGGGTGTGCGGCATTTTCCGTTACGACGGGCGCAATGTACCGGTGCTGGATGTCAGCATGCTGGCAATCGGCAAACCGGCGGCAGAGCGCCTGAGTACTCGCCTGGTACTGGCGCACTACGCACCCACAGGGCAAGCGCCGCAGTTGCTTGGTCTGATCGTCGAAAAGGCGACTGACACGCTACGCTGTGACGCCGAAGAGTTCACCGCATCCGGATTGCTGCATGAGAATGCGCGTTATCTCGGTCCGGTCATGCGGCATCAAGGCGAATTGATCCAGTGGGTCAAGGTGGCGGATTTGCTGGACGAAGCGGCACAAGCCTTGCTATTTCCGGAAGAGAGCCGGGCATGA